In Paraburkholderia sp. PGU19, the sequence ATTCTCAATACCGCCCGTGTTCAGAACGCAGCCGGTTTAGCGTTCGATAATACTTTTAGCTTTTCAGCTCTTTTGAGGACAGCTTTTCCGACAGACGGAGCAGTCCCTTGGCGACGCTACCATCATCAGTAGTGTCCAGGCTGCGTGACGGACCGAAAACTGTCACCGAAAATATCAGTTGCCCGGAGCGGTCAAACACAGGCGCACTCAGACTATCGACTCCAGGAATTGGCACGCCTAGCGTTCGTGAGAGGCGTTTAATTCGCACGTCATGTACGAGACGCTCAAATTCCCTGTCCAGGCGTCTGGCAGAAATAACTTCACCGCCCAAGACCTCGCGGGCGAGCAGCGGCTGTATTGTTTCTCTCGGCAGGAACGCAGCGAACAAACGCCCAGTGCTGCTGTGTGCAACAGACATCACCGACCCTACGTGCAGGCCGACATGCACATACATTTCAGGGCCGTGATATTGGATTACAGTTGGACCAGAATCGGTCCATATCGCGATAAACGCCCCATGTGTATGGTCCTCCAGCAACTTTGCGGCCAACTCGATGGTTTCGTGTAACGGGTATCGCTGCGCCAGCGCTCGCAGTCCAAGCTTCAACGCCAGCGGACCAGGCTCAAAGCTGTGAGTCATTAGGTCACGTCTGACCAGCCCCGTACGAACCAGGCTCACCATA encodes:
- a CDS encoding helix-turn-helix domain-containing protein, with the protein product MEAAERVEQPAPGKAKEQRGIHAMEVGGTLLQYMADAGKPVSMTGLSTATALPLNQVFTYMVSLVRTGLVRRDLMTHSFEPGPLALKLGLRALAQRYPLHETIELAAKLLEDHTHGAFIAIWTDSGPTVIQYHGPEMYVHVGLHVGSVMSVAHSSTGRLFAAFLPRETIQPLLAREVLGGEVISARRLDREFERLVHDVRIKRLSRTLGVPIPGVDSLSAPVFDRSGQLIFSVTVFGPSRSLDTTDDGSVAKGLLRLSEKLSSKELKS